Sequence from the Fundulus heteroclitus isolate FHET01 chromosome 7, MU-UCD_Fhet_4.1, whole genome shotgun sequence genome:
ATCACACTTGCAAGACCTCTTTCGATCACCTCCAAAATAACTCCGTCCCATTCTCTCCCTCCCAGATGCAGAAAAGCTGATTcatgcctttgtctcctccagacTGGACAATTGCAACGCACTTCTCATTGGGATCCCTAGAAAGAGTCTGCAGAGGCTTCAGTACATTCAAACCTCTGCAGCTAGGATCCTGATGAAATAGCAATAACATGAGCACATTACGCCCATTTTCCATTCACTACACTGGCTTCCCATCCCCACCAGGATTGAGTATAAGGTTTCCCTCCACGCACATCAATGCATCCATGGACATGCCCCCGCCTACCTCAAAGAACTTATCAACCCACAGAAGACAACCTGTTCCCTTCGCTCCACTCACTCAAACCtcctccacattcccagaaccagactcaggacAATGGAATATAGGGCATTTTGTGCTGCTGCCCCGCATCTGTGGAATGCCCTCCCAGACACCTTGAGGGCACCTCAATCCactgagtgttttaaaaaaggccttaaaacatttcttttgaccaaagcttttggtcccctttagatgatttttttctctgttctaaaatagcttttttctttttttatgcctttttcttttttacctgtagCACTTGGAGATCTTTGATTGAAAGTGCagtattaaattaaatgtattattattattattattattattattattattgtaaatctctccactgtgagatcaataaagttctatctcATCTTATCTTGTGCAAATGGAATAGTCAACAGGTGTAAACTATAGACAATTAGCAAGACACTCCTAATAAtggagtggttctgcaggaggtgaCCAGAGACCACTTCGCAGTTCCTGTTCTTTCTGGCTGAtggttttggtcacttttgaatgctggcagtgctttcactctagtggtagcaagagacggagtctacaaccaACACAAGTGACTCAGGTAGTACCGCTCATCCACAATGGCACATCAATacgagctgtggcaagaaggtttgtTGTGTCTGTCAGCTTAGTATCCAGAGCATGGAGGTACATGAAGGTGCTACCAGGAcacaggccagtacatcaggagacgtggaggaggctGTAGGAGGGCAACAACTCTGCAGCAGGACCACTGCCTCTGCCGTTGTCCCAGGAGGATCAGGAGTACTGCCAGAGCCCTGaaaaatgacctccagcaggccacaaatgtgcatgtgtctgctgaAAGGATCAGAAACAGACCTACTCATTTGACTCGTGTGTGTTGATGTGGCAAGGTGTCTAAAGTCAGATTCCTCCTGACTATGTTCAGTGTACGATCCATAATCCATTGCAAAACATGACATGCGGCAATCCAAACTGGATAAGCCTAGGACGCATTCATGAATCCTGATAGCTCTGCCCCCTCccccttttattttgaaatatactGGGTGCGCTTTATTTATTGACTAGAATAGCTTTTATTTGTGATGGAAGGGCATATGCATGCATGATGGAGTAAATGGGAGGTAAGAGGTTCAGGATGCTGGCCTTCAAGGCCTGGAGTTTGAGAACCATGCTTCAGAAGAGCTGCATTACTTCCCTttaattataatattatttgttccttttattCTTATTGCTATAATGAGTATCTGATTTTAtataatatttctttattttttatttgtattatcaCTAGAAGTGGTACTCGTATTGTTGTCACTCCTTGTaactatacattttttaatttatgggCAACACTAGATAATAATCCTACAGACtattcatttaattatttattcattgtaGAGTTTAAAGATTACAGACAGAAGAGCAAATAATGAGTGTTAGAGTAGATGGAAATAATAAGATAAAAATGGTTGGGAAATTACATTCTGTAAAGCATGACAGAAAgtaaatttacaaaataataagtGGACTGTATACAATGCCTAATTTGGTAAATGTTGACCCAGTTGTAGACTTATATAAAGATTCAAatgcattatataaataaagcacAATATAACAACAATACCACTTCTGAAGATTATTCATAATCTTATAAAGAATATATGTTACATACAATGTGCCAGAAGTATTCACTGCATTTACAATTTACAATTACTGCTGATTTTTACTGGACAACTCTTACTTGCCTGAACAATTGCTTTAGATGTTTGTAAATTTCCTTCATTTTGAACCCATATATAAATGGATTAAATAAAggatgatacaaaacaattTGTAACGTCATGAATAAACGAGCTGTTTTTGAAAATTGTGAGTCTACTCGAACAATGCATATGTCATATACGCTCAACAAAGTCAGACTGAATAACACCAACAAATGGGGTAAACACGTCTCAGCTGCTTTTCTCCTGACCTCTTTACAGCTTCTGTAAGAAATTATCAGGATCTTTGTATATGAGAACAGAATGAAAAGTATAGGAAGTATAACAATATCTAGTATTGCAAATACACCATATATAGCAAGAGACCTAGGCATCGTACACAGAAGTGTGTAAATTGCATTATTACAAAACATCCCTTTAATATTAAAGTTACAGAGTTTAACTTTAGTGCTACTAAGCATTATTAGTGGAATTGATGCATGAAAAGCAGGCATGAACCAAGAGAAAACAAGGAAAACAGTGATAGTGGTGTTTGTCATCAGTGTTGGATACAGCAGAGGCTTGCATATCGACACATATCTATCATAGGACATGACTGCTAATAGAAAGAATTCTGCTGGCCccacaaagtaaaataaataaaactgaaggagACAGGCTGGATAAGTTATCCTCTGTTCTTCAGATAAAAAGTCAATCAAAAGCTTTGGGTAAGTGGTGGTACTGTAAAGAACACAATTCACTAGCAACGcagcaataaaaacatacattggTTCATGGAGGTTTTTGTTAACCCATATAAGGTAAACAATAGACAAATTACTACATATGATTAGAATAAAGGCAGAGagcataattaaaaaataagcatatttgtatttgttaaCTTCCACATACCCATCCAAAAAGATATAGGTAACGTTCATTTCATTATTCATTATCTTCTTTCAAAGTGTGCACAGTCAAAGCCCAAAAGAGTACAGgcatcaatttaaaaaaattaaaagttagaCAGCCaattccaactattttttattcatttatctaAACTTGCCATGCACTTGGTGTGCCTGCTACTTGAAATGAAACACTATGAGTCTGTGATAAAGATTTATAAGATTCTTCAATGTGTAATAAACCTCTAGACAGCTCATCTCTAGAGGTCCGTTGCATCAGTCATCAACATCTTCATTTGTACATATTATGTAATCGGAGTGATTCCActgcagaaacaaaagaaacaagttAAAGTTACTCAGATGATGTTGTGAAATATTATTTACAAACGattcagcaaaacaaaaacaaaaacagattgcAGTTGCGAAAAGTAAAAGACAGACACACTCCCATCCTGTCAATCTCTGAGGAGGCTGACGCTCTTTGTCACAGCAGCACTGTTGtcagcaacttttcagacctcCGCTCCACCgatttattacatttctgttttattgctgACTACACTGTGAAAGCACTATTTGTTCTTCAGTTACGTGATGCAGCAGTGCCTTTCCACTTCTGCAGTCAGTGTCACGGTAGCGTTATGACTGCAGGCAGGTATAAGTTCATAGCGGAGTTTGCAGCCAGAACGAGGTAGCAGCAACTGTCTGTGAGACTAAAGTGGAAAGGGAAGCACGGCTTCCTCAAGTCGGCAATAACGCAAAGAAAAGACAAGCGAGCCAGCAAATAAACACCATGGATTGTTATTAAGAATTATCAAGTAGTTGGTTGGAAATGAGCCTAAGTTGACTGAATTCGCTATTTCtgctgaatgttttatttactcTGGTTTTGTTACTTCGCCGATCAGACTCAGATTTTGCCCTTTTAGTTgcacatgtgatgttttttttactcttgtgtGGAGTCTGTGATGGGGTCTGAGATGAGCTTGTTGCTGGTATTTTGTAGTCCATCTTTTAAAACAGTTGGTGTTCTCGAATGCCTCAGTGGCATCGGAGACTCTCAACAAAGCAACATTCTCCTGTACCAGTCTATCTTATAGTTGATCAGTAGAAGCTTCTGACTGAAGATgctctgttgttgtacaacaGTCTGGTTAAGAGAATGCTTAGGattgtccataatgttcttaATTTTATGAATAATCCTTTTTTGCAAtgtcatctccagaggttctagaagaGTCCCCAGAACAGGGCCGGCCTTCTTTATAATCTTAttgagcttctttaagtcaATTGCtctgatgctggtggaggagatCATACTGTCCACAACAGAtttatagaagatctgcagcatcttgctgcaaacgctgaaggacctaagcttaattaggaagtacagtctgcttggtcccttcttgtagacagTTTGACAGTTAATTCcccagtccagtttgttgtccagGTGATCTACCACCACTTTAGGCCCAGTTTGAGGTGTACagagtaaaaagaaaaggtgagagtatagtcccctgtggtgctcctcaATGCCAGGTTAGACACACAACCCTTCAATCTCACAAACTGCGGTTTGTTTGTGAGGCAGTCTCTGATCCAGGTGATTGTTGAGGCCTCCATCTGAGAATTCTtgagtttctgacaaagcaaatccGGTTGAATTGGGTTAAATggactggagaaatcaaagaacatgatcctcataGTGCCTTGTCTAAATGACAATGAGTTTGTTGAAGCAAGTATATGATAGGcatcttcaactccaactccATGCAAACTGCAGAGGGTCCTGATAACTGCTTGTTTGCCTACTCAGGTGGGTCAACAGGAGTTTCTCTAGaaccttcatgatgtgggatgtcaAGGCAACCGGTCTAGAGTCATTGAGGACTGATAGGTGAGTTATCTTTGGTACCGGAACATtgcaggaggtcttccacaacCCTGGAACCTTCTTGTGGGTATGACCAAGGTTGAAGAGGCCCAGCTCTCTGGGATTCTGCTCTGCAGATGCCTTCAGGGCCCTGGGGTAGACACCATCTGGACCTGTAGCCTTATTCCAGTTGAAtctctccagctgcttcttCACTTGACTTCTAGAGACAGAAAAGTCGAAGGGGGAGGCAAAGGGAGAAGCACCAACAACCAGTAACAGAACCTTTTGAAGAATGTGTTTAGCTCATCAGCTCTGTCCAGACTTTCATCTGTCCGATCCTAATTCTGCCTGAAGCATGTGATCTTTTTCATCCCTGTCCACACGTCTCTTATACAGtttgttagaaaaatgtaaatgtaatcattttattttcattaagttacaggcatttggtCTGTTTCAATAGCTGACTTGCAGgaatgttctgttgttttaacTTTAGACAGGGGgaacaaatggttctcccagataaggaatgtcttgccttatccagctgtgtATCTTGCAGGTGACTGATTGCTAACCCCAATAAACCTGCACCCCTCTTTCTATACCAACCCACATGTAACCTCCTGACCCCTTTTTGAAGgctgataataaaggcagaggAGAGGAATGTCCCAGCAGGAGTAGTGCACAGACACTGAAGGGAGTATGATTCTCCGTTGGGCGCTATTTCCTCCTTCTCTTCAGaaaagtctaaacttgtgtttgtgtggttttctttgtaGGATACTAAGGGGTTATTTATCATAACCCTATCAGCCCtggtgccgtgacccggatCACAAAATATCGACTCGCTGACGAGAGGAGCAACGCGCTTAAAACCACCGGTGGTCAGAGACTAGGACCTGACGGAAAGTCCCAGGGGGTAATTTCCTCGCTGGGCCAGCGTCATAGGTTAACTCCTTTCGCCAACGAGGGATTTGACGGGATCCGATCGGGAGAAAACCAACCAAAGCAAGTAAGTGTTAAAATGACTGGTTAAAGTCAGTCGTTAAGGTAAACAAGTGGCTAAAGTCCCTTGTAAAGGTTTACGGGCGATTAAAAGTTCCCACGAAAAGGTAAATGGGCGGTTTGAGTTCCTCGTGAAAGGtacataaaaagaaacaggttaaagtcctgaaaggtagtTAAAAGgaaaagtcctgaaaggtagttaaaaggaaaaaataggttaaagtcctgaaaggtagttaaaaaagaaactgtcatggtgcagctttgtctgctgcaccatgtacatattcagggcacttttcaccctccatacaccccagtctcctctccacctcagtaatcatctacacctgccagccactaatcaagccaggactcAATCCACTTGTCAGCTTtactatttaaacctccctcagtttgcTCTTCCCTGTCGGCTCGTCTGTTTACTTCTGCTCATGACTGCTCACCTACCTTTTCCTTGCCAGCCTGAATTCCCTTCATCTCCGGTCCTGCAAGTGTTCTGTCTGATGTCCTGCTGTTACTccagtcctgcaagtattcacttTGATGTCCTGCTGTTACTCCGGCTCAAGATATGTCAAGTAGCGGAATTAATAGGcctgtttttgtactttttgaaATAAACACTTCCAAGAAGTCTAGTCCAGCCTGCCAAGAGGCTGGACGTCAGTAGATTGCAATACACACCAATAGAGACACACAGACTCTTGTATAAATGCACACACATTTTTGGGCCATAAAATAGGCCTGTTCAAGATAATGTCTTTAGAATTCTCTGCTTGTACCCGTTAGTACGTCCAAGGTGTAATAAAGGGAATTCTCGCTGACAATGGCAAAGGAACGGTTTCTCTCCGAGTCTTCTTTCTTAAGGTTCAATAGTTAAATAATCTCCCACAGTATTCACCTGCCGAACTGTCAGTTCCTGCCATCACCATCCCCCTGCTCCTGCCCGGTACCGACTGTTGGTTTATCCATCCTTCACTATCCaccaccttcaataaactctcttaactaagctctgcttgtgtgtggttgtgttcgggttcatataaaatatgacagaaacaggaTTAAGGTCCTGGAAGGTAAATAAACACAACGCAAAAGTAAAGAGAATGGGTTCAGGACAAAATATAAAGGGAAAtcccagagaagaagaaaagtttATGTATCAGATTGATCcaagtaatttaaaatacttgcagaagtggaaggaaaagtataaaatagatgGTGTGTTGAAGGTGAAtcaatataaaaatgttatgtGCCGGCTAGAAACacaacaggaaataaaaaaaatgtggatgtgtgtatatatctatgtggatgtatgtgtgtatatatatatatatatatatatatatatatatatatatatatatatatatatatataaaagagcTCGAAAGTGCGCCCTGATGGTTAACTCAAGCAAAA
This genomic interval carries:
- the LOC105940259 gene encoding olfactory receptor 5AC1, yielding MNNEMNVTYIFLDGYVEVNKYKYAYFLIMLSAFILIICSNLSIVYLIWVNKNLHEPMYVFIAALLVNCVLYSTTTYPKLLIDFLSEEQRITYPACLLQFYLFYFVGPAEFFLLAVMSYDRYVSICKPLLYPTLMTNTTITVFLVFSWFMPAFHASIPLIMLSSTKVKLCNFNIKGMFCNNAIYTLLCTMPRSLAIYGVFAILDIVILPILFILFSYTKILIISYRSCKEVRRKAAETCLPHLLVLFSLTLLSVYDICIVRVDSQFSKTARLFMTLQIVLYHPLFNPFIYGFKMKEIYKHLKQLFRQVRVVQ